The genomic DNA TTCGTTGCATAGGTAGGGTTGATCCTCTTGGTGTGAATTGAGGATGGGGCTGGATATCCGCGACGTGGAGTGCGATGTGTCGTCGCAGCGATATTCACAGCAGAGCACCTTCGCAAGTCCCGGGATGGTTTTCGGCAGGCAAGGCAGGTTGCGACTCCGTCGCAGCGCGTTTTCGTGGCGGCTAGAGAGCGGAGGCCCGCGCGTCGTGACTAATTCCCGAGTCACGTTGAGATCGGGATGCGGTCACGGATTCGAAGATATTCCCGGAAACGCCACTGGCGATCGTGTCCACTTCGGACTCGTATCCTTGATGGGGCCGAGGCCGTGAGGATCTATTCGGCGAATACCACGGGGCGCACTCCCGATGGGGTTCGGGGGTTGAATTGCGATGCAAAGGGGCCAGGGTCTGCAGCGAAGTTGCGTTTAACTTGGCGATTCAGAAAACTAGGCGTTCACTGCGCCTGTGCGTTTGGAAACCCGCCCGCGTGTCGCCGGAGCGTTTTGATGTGAGTCGCGGAAGCGATCTCGGCTGGTCTCCGTGCCAGGTCGTGAATGCCGCTCCGGCCGATTCGGCAGGATAGACTCGCCCGGAAGTCTGCCCATGCCAACAGCGAGCTGCAGGCCGACAAATGGGCAGCTAGTGCTGGGATGGGGCAGGGGAGCGTTCTTTACAGCAGGTCCTCGCTGTTGCCGGTGAATTCGCGACCGAGGTGTTGGTAGGCTTTGGGAGTTGCCATGCGGCCGCGACGGGTGCGGACGATCAGTTCGTACCGCAGCAGAAACGGTTCGACTTCGTCTTCGATCGTGTCGATGCTGACGTTCATCGTGTGCCCGATCGCCTCGATTCCCGCTGGTCCGCCACCGAACAGCCGGATCAATGTGTCGAGATAATTGCGGTCCTGTTTGTCGAGTCCTAGGGCGTCGATCCCGGTCATCTTCATCGCATCGATCGCTGTCTGGTAAGTCGCTTTGCCGTCGCTGCGACTCTGCGCATAATCTCGGACCCATAATAACCGATTGTTGGCGATCCGCGGCGTGCTGCGACTGCGGCGACCGATCTCCATCGCAGCTTCTTCATCGACCGGGACGTCCAGTTTCTTGGCGTTGCGTCGCACGATCTCAGCCAGGTCGTCGAGGTCGTAGAAATCCAGGTGCTCGCGGATCTGGAACCGGTCGCGGAGCGGAGCGCTGAGCATTCCGGCCCGCGTCGTCGCCCCGATCAAGGTGAACGGCTGCAGGTCCAGGTTCAGTGTCCGCGCGTTGACTCCTTCGCCCAGCACGATGTCGATTCGGAAGTCTTCCATCGCCGTGTAAAGGTACTCTTCCACCGTCCGCGGGATGCGGTGGATCTCGTCGATGAAGAGGACCGAATTTTCCGAGACGTTTGTCAGGTAGGGGATCAGGTCCTTGGGAGCCTTGAGTCCGGCGCCGTTGGCGATCTGGACGGCGGTCTTCAGTTCGTTGCCGATCACCGTCGCAAACGTTGTCTTGCCCAGGCCGGGAGGTCCGTCGAAGAGGATATGTCCCAGCGGATCGGATCGCCCGCGGGCGGCATCGATCGCGATCTGCAGTCGTTCGATCACATCGCGTTGGCCGACCATATCGGCCATCCGCTGCGGACGCAGCTGGCGATCTTGTTGGTCTTGTTCTTCGTCGACACTGGACTGTTGATAAATCGCTTCGCGTGCCATTTCCGATCCGTGGTTGGCGGGATGGGGGGCGGGAACTGTCTGGCGGTCTCACCTTGCCCACGAGGGAACCAAGCGTAGGCTACCAAAATTAGGCGAATCGCCAAAGATAGCGAAACATGCTAGCTAAGGCTTCCTTTGGTGCTCATCACGCCTTCAACACGTGGGTCGACTTCGACAGCCATCCGGACGGCCCGCGCTGTCGCTTTAAAGACAGCTTCGGCGATATGGTGGCTGTTGCGACCGTAGTGCATCAGCACGTGCAGATTGCAGTGCGTGTTGGCGGCGAAGCTTTGCCAAAAGTGTTCGATCAGCTCGGAATCAAAACTTCCCAGCTTCGGATTCGCGATCGGGGCTCGGTATTCAAAGGCATAGCGGCCGCTGAAGTCGATCGCGACGGTGACCAGGGTTTCGTCCATCGGCAGGGTGAAGTGGCCGTAGCGGCGGATGCCGGATCGATCGCCGAGGGCTTTGTCGATCGCTTGGCCCAAGCAGATCCCGACATCTTCGGTCGTGTGGTGGTCGTCGACTTCCAAATCGCCGCTGGCGTCGACCGTCAAATCGATCAACCCATGACGGGCGAAAAGGTCCAACATGTGATCGAGGAACCCGACGCCGGTCGTTCGCGTGCCAGTCCCTTGGCCGTCGAGGTCGATCGAAAGGCTGATGTCGGTTTCGCCCGTTTTGCGTTGAATCGATGCGGCGCGTGTCATGGGATTCTCGATTTTTTGTTGCTCATCGATCGACTGGCCCCAAAGTCGATGGAGATTGCCTGGGAAGCGGAGGAATCGCCGCTGCGATCATTCGGCCCGAAGGCCGCCGATGACGGAACCGTTGGGGCAGGTCCGCCAACTTTTCAATTTAACGTAGCAAGCCCATTCTGGATACGTGCATCGGTTGCGGGAGACGAAGCGTCGCTTGTTCAGTCGCGCCGGCCCTCCCCGGGAAACTCGCTAAACGCTCGTTTACCGACCCTCCCTTGGCTGCGCCGGGCGGGTGGAGTTGGGCAGCGCTTCACCCTCCCCAAAACGCAGTTTTGCGGGGGAGGGTCGAACGAGCGAAGCGAAGTTCGGGGAGGGGCGTCTGCATGTGTCGCGCCTCGACGATGCGCGGTCGTCCCTCCCCGGAAAACGTCGCTAAACGCTCGTTTCCCGACCCTCCGTTGGCTGCGCCGGGAGGGTGAAGTTGGTTCGACAGCAGCGCAATCGCTGGGGTAGGGCA from Rosistilla carotiformis includes the following:
- the ruvB gene encoding Holliday junction branch migration DNA helicase RuvB — translated: MAREAIYQQSSVDEEQDQQDRQLRPQRMADMVGQRDVIERLQIAIDAARGRSDPLGHILFDGPPGLGKTTFATVIGNELKTAVQIANGAGLKAPKDLIPYLTNVSENSVLFIDEIHRIPRTVEEYLYTAMEDFRIDIVLGEGVNARTLNLDLQPFTLIGATTRAGMLSAPLRDRFQIREHLDFYDLDDLAEIVRRNAKKLDVPVDEEAAMEIGRRSRSTPRIANNRLLWVRDYAQSRSDGKATYQTAIDAMKMTGIDALGLDKQDRNYLDTLIRLFGGGPAGIEAIGHTMNVSIDTIEDEVEPFLLRYELIVRTRRGRMATPKAYQHLGREFTGNSEDLL
- the hisB gene encoding imidazoleglycerol-phosphate dehydratase HisB → MTRAASIQRKTGETDISLSIDLDGQGTGTRTTGVGFLDHMLDLFARHGLIDLTVDASGDLEVDDHHTTEDVGICLGQAIDKALGDRSGIRRYGHFTLPMDETLVTVAIDFSGRYAFEYRAPIANPKLGSFDSELIEHFWQSFAANTHCNLHVLMHYGRNSHHIAEAVFKATARAVRMAVEVDPRVEGVMSTKGSLS